A single region of the Acidobacteriota bacterium genome encodes:
- a CDS encoding ATP-binding protein: MKLRPEFLWGRRPGQRMLVPVVVLVILIQLLAVWSIIAGRRGARDAVRQELELRTLANARSMEALLATLRGDCLSVARSPLTARFVVTRDDPDPLVRRWSRLDVEAMLLLFLETNAPVERAMLVDGEGQPLVAVVRRDGVPELVAPEAAQPPAGEAGSGDLDSTETILGEWELGSAGEQPGMLRIWLQPRRLLEVVAPGFEEQLELYTGAHPTVEEGDHRAGALVAQRQISDPHWQPQLTWTLLRREPAGGLLASVDEVTERLGLQAAVSLALMVLALLLGRFAFAQVRRAARFEAEAEQQARVRLLERQLAHSERLASVGRLAAGFAHEINNPLAGMLNHLVLLQDDLAQGDGEAAAGQAARVREGLDRVAGIVRRVLTFAGPRPAVEEGGLEILDLRQVVDDTIAFAGTDPEHREVEIDRRFPAQPVEVRGDSVALGQMVLNLLLNACQSERCGHIGIELETEGESAVLTVLDDGDGFEEDALEHIFEPFFSTRGTSGLGLAVCHGLVREHGGEIRAWNRTSENGSSAATVEGASVEVRLPLAKSLPLAKSTVGSTDEEIAS; encoded by the coding sequence ATGAAGCTGCGACCTGAGTTTCTCTGGGGCCGACGGCCGGGGCAGCGAATGCTGGTACCGGTGGTGGTGCTGGTGATCCTGATCCAGCTGCTGGCGGTGTGGAGCATCATCGCCGGCCGTCGAGGAGCGCGGGACGCGGTGCGCCAGGAGCTGGAGCTCCGCACCCTGGCCAACGCCCGTTCCATGGAAGCGCTGCTGGCGACCCTGCGGGGAGACTGTCTGTCGGTGGCCCGCTCTCCCCTCACCGCCCGCTTTGTCGTCACCCGGGACGACCCCGATCCGCTGGTGCGTCGCTGGAGCCGCCTGGATGTCGAGGCCATGCTCCTGCTCTTCCTCGAGACCAACGCACCGGTGGAGCGGGCGATGTTGGTGGATGGGGAGGGGCAACCGCTGGTGGCGGTGGTGCGGCGGGACGGGGTGCCGGAGCTGGTGGCTCCGGAAGCGGCCCAGCCACCGGCCGGCGAGGCCGGGAGCGGAGACCTGGACTCCACCGAGACGATCTTGGGAGAGTGGGAGCTGGGCAGCGCCGGGGAGCAGCCGGGCATGCTGCGCATCTGGCTCCAGCCCCGGCGGCTGCTGGAGGTGGTGGCGCCGGGCTTCGAGGAGCAGCTGGAGCTGTATACCGGCGCTCACCCAACGGTGGAGGAGGGCGACCATCGGGCTGGTGCCTTGGTGGCTCAGCGGCAGATTTCCGACCCCCACTGGCAGCCGCAGTTGACCTGGACCTTGCTTCGGCGGGAGCCCGCCGGCGGCTTGCTGGCCTCGGTGGACGAGGTCACCGAACGCCTCGGATTGCAGGCCGCCGTCAGCCTGGCGTTGATGGTCTTGGCCCTGCTCCTGGGCCGCTTCGCCTTCGCCCAGGTGCGCCGCGCCGCCCGCTTCGAGGCGGAGGCGGAGCAGCAGGCGCGGGTGCGGCTGCTGGAGCGCCAGCTGGCCCACAGCGAACGCCTGGCCAGCGTCGGCCGCCTGGCGGCGGGCTTCGCCCACGAGATCAACAACCCTCTAGCGGGCATGCTCAACCATCTCGTGTTGCTCCAGGACGATCTCGCTCAGGGCGATGGAGAAGCTGCTGCAGGGCAGGCGGCTCGGGTGCGGGAAGGCCTGGATCGGGTCGCCGGCATCGTCCGCCGGGTGCTGACCTTCGCCGGACCCCGGCCCGCGGTGGAAGAGGGCGGATTGGAGATCCTGGACCTGCGGCAGGTGGTGGATGACACCATTGCGTTTGCGGGTACGGATCCCGAGCACCGCGAGGTCGAGATCGACCGCCGTTTCCCCGCGCAGCCGGTGGAGGTTCGGGGGGATTCGGTGGCCTTGGGTCAGATGGTCCTGAACCTCCTGCTCAACGCCTGCCAGAGTGAGCGGTGCGGGCACATCGGAATCGAGCTGGAGACGGAGGGGGAGTCAGCGGTGCTGACGGTCCTGGACGACGGTGATGGATTCGAGGAGGACGCGTTGGAGCATATTTTCGAGCCTTTCTTTTCCACCCGGGGTACCTCCGGTCTGGGGTTGGCGGTGTGTCACGGTCTGGTGCGCGAGCACGGCGGGGAGATTCGGGCGTGGAATCGGACTTCGGAGAACGGATCTTCGGCGGCTACCGTCGAGGGGGCGTCCGTAGAGGTCCGCCTGCCCCTTGCGAAGAGCCTGCCCCTTGCGAAGAGCACGGTGGGCTCCACGGACGAGGAGATCGCCTCATGA
- a CDS encoding sigma-54 dependent transcriptional regulator has protein sequence MSTPRGAILLVDDEAYVRNSLADLLGRRGFDVRTAASVTEALTPSSLAGLDAVVTDLRMPGEGGRELIAQLQEREPHLPIVVLTAHGTVDSAVQCVKAGVFDYLLKPADPEELEVVLERALGQAKMRRELDYLRASGSPGRRRPMGNSKGWREVLELAEQVAPAATSVLLVGESGTGKEVVSRYLHDLSPRRDGAFVSVNCAAIPAELFESEFFGHRRGAFTGAVSDREGRFRVADGGTLFLDEVNSLPEVAQAKVLRVIQDGTFERLGDSRPTRVDVRLVCASNTDLAAEVEAGRFRKDLYYRINVMTLRLPPLRDRRDDIPLFAQAFLEEFAERLGKPVRGVEPAVLEAMASYSWPGNVRELRNVVERGVLLARGEELTVDCLPAELREVVPESVGADGDSEPAEGSLELRANVLAAERRILERALEEADGVRRQAARLLGIDERNLAYFLRKHGLMEKR, from the coding sequence ATGAGCACTCCCCGGGGCGCCATCCTGCTGGTGGACGACGAAGCCTACGTCCGCAACTCCCTCGCCGACCTGCTGGGCCGGCGAGGCTTCGATGTGCGCACCGCGGCATCGGTGACGGAGGCGTTGACGCCGAGCTCGTTGGCCGGGCTCGATGCGGTGGTGACGGATCTGCGCATGCCCGGCGAGGGCGGCCGGGAGCTCATCGCCCAGCTCCAGGAGCGGGAGCCCCATCTCCCCATCGTCGTCCTCACCGCCCACGGCACCGTCGACTCGGCGGTGCAATGCGTCAAGGCCGGGGTCTTCGACTACCTGCTCAAACCCGCCGATCCGGAGGAGCTGGAGGTGGTGCTGGAGCGCGCCCTGGGGCAGGCCAAGATGCGCCGGGAGCTCGACTATTTGCGCGCCAGCGGCTCCCCTGGCCGCCGCCGGCCCATGGGGAATTCGAAAGGTTGGAGGGAAGTGCTAGAGCTGGCGGAGCAGGTGGCGCCGGCGGCGACCAGCGTCCTGTTGGTGGGGGAGTCGGGCACCGGCAAAGAGGTAGTGTCCCGCTACCTCCACGACCTCAGCCCACGGCGGGACGGTGCCTTCGTCAGCGTCAACTGCGCGGCGATTCCGGCGGAGCTCTTCGAAAGCGAATTCTTCGGCCATCGCCGGGGGGCTTTCACCGGCGCGGTGTCGGACCGCGAAGGCCGCTTCCGGGTGGCGGACGGCGGCACCCTCTTCCTCGACGAGGTCAACTCCCTGCCGGAGGTGGCTCAGGCCAAGGTCCTGCGGGTGATCCAGGACGGAACCTTCGAGCGCCTCGGCGACAGCCGCCCCACCCGCGTCGACGTGCGCCTCGTCTGCGCCTCCAACACCGATCTGGCGGCGGAGGTGGAGGCAGGGCGCTTCCGCAAGGACCTCTACTACCGCATCAACGTCATGACCCTGCGGCTACCGCCGCTGAGGGATCGCCGGGACGACATTCCCCTCTTCGCCCAAGCATTCCTGGAGGAGTTCGCCGAGCGCCTGGGCAAGCCGGTGCGGGGGGTGGAGCCGGCGGTGCTGGAGGCCATGGCCAGCTATTCCTGGCCGGGCAACGTGCGCGAGCTGCGCAACGTGGTGGAGCGCGGGGTCCTGTTGGCCCGGGGTGAGGAGCTCACCGTCGATTGCCTGCCGGCGGAGCTGCGGGAGGTGGTGCCCGAATCCGTTGGGGCGGATGGGGACTCGGAGCCGGCGGAGGGCTCGCTGGAGCTGCGCGCCAACGTTCTGGCCGCCGAGCGCCGGATCCTGGAACGGGCGCTGGAGGAGGCCGACGGGGTCCGCCGTCAGGCCGCCCGCCTGCTGGGCATCGACGAGCGCAACCTGGCCTACTTCCTGCGCAAGCACGGGTTGATGGAGAAGCGGTGA